A region from the Pseudomonas sp. KU26590 genome encodes:
- a CDS encoding class I SAM-dependent methyltransferase has translation MSEPLSQKSPLEQYVRQHEHSLGRRLSLWRDAQLARKALRDAGEPGLVLDLPSGAGRFWPVLAEHANRVILAADPSTDMLAFAEAQSSSEVRKRIRTFQSSAYSIGLSANAVDCIFCMRLFHHLADSEKRGAILDEFHRVTRDTAIVGLWVDGNVKSWRRKRQQGRLDVELSAARNRFVVCRSDIESEFSRAGFRIVDHHDFLPGYAMWRVYVLRKAGQ, from the coding sequence ATGAGTGAGCCCCTCAGCCAAAAGAGCCCATTGGAGCAGTACGTGCGTCAGCATGAACACTCGCTTGGTCGACGTCTGAGTCTCTGGCGCGATGCGCAGCTGGCGCGCAAGGCGTTGCGGGATGCGGGCGAGCCCGGACTGGTGCTGGACTTGCCGTCGGGCGCCGGGCGTTTCTGGCCGGTGCTGGCCGAACATGCCAATCGGGTGATCCTTGCGGCCGATCCTTCCACCGACATGCTCGCGTTCGCCGAGGCGCAGTCGTCAAGCGAGGTGCGCAAGCGCATTCGCACGTTCCAGAGCTCGGCGTATTCCATCGGGCTGTCCGCCAACGCGGTGGACTGCATCTTCTGCATGCGGCTGTTCCATCATCTGGCCGACAGCGAAAAGCGCGGCGCGATTCTCGACGAGTTTCATCGAGTGACCCGCGACACGGCCATCGTCGGGCTGTGGGTGGATGGCAACGTGAAATCGTGGCGTCGCAAACGTCAGCAGGGTCGACTGGACGTTGAACTGTCTGCGGCCCGCAATCGATTCGTGGTGTGCCGCAGCGACATCGAGTCCGAGTTCTCGCGGGCGGGTTTCAGGATCGTCGATCACCACGACTTTCTCCCCGGCTACGCCATGTGGCGGGTGTACGTGCTGCGCAAGGCCGGTCAGTGA
- a CDS encoding phosphoethanolamine transferase, translating into MLNVKAVRPELVTLLASAFLLIGFNLTLWQHLFAITDSDGKGLLLRGAFALMVFCVFNIFFTLLAFKRVLKPVLIVIFFISAGVAYFMSQYGVMIDAGMFRNFAETNITEVRDLLSLKLLGYLFFLGVVPSFILFKTPIAYRRWPRELLSKALVSVVCAVAIGGVALLNYQGLSSLFRNHHELRLMVVPSNYLAASAGYLSEQVKSAQRPFVSIGQDAKLASDWQQHKRKSLTVLVVGESARAENFGILGYNRDTTPQLSKERGLLTFTDVHSCGTETAVSVPCMFSNMGRKDYNATTARNEEGMLDVLKRAGLDVIWRDNQSGCKGTCDRVTLQDVSNLKDPGLCANNECRDEILLQGLQHFIDTLDKDTVLVLHQMGSHGPEYFKRYPKEFEKFTPVCESNALNNCSRESIVNGYDNTLLYTDHVLASLIDILRNNQGKVDTAMVYLSDHGESLGEYNLFLHGTPYMLAPDQQKHVPMIAWFSENYQQSFAVDTHCLQKERNAPLSQDNLFHSMLGLLQVRTNVYNPALDMFAGCRGIYTDGVLANE; encoded by the coding sequence ATGCTGAACGTCAAAGCAGTTCGTCCCGAGCTTGTGACATTGCTTGCCAGTGCCTTTCTGTTGATCGGGTTTAACCTGACCCTCTGGCAGCATTTATTTGCAATTACCGATTCTGACGGTAAGGGCCTGTTGTTGCGTGGTGCGTTCGCGCTCATGGTGTTCTGTGTCTTTAATATCTTCTTCACGCTCTTAGCGTTCAAACGCGTATTGAAACCGGTGTTGATCGTTATCTTTTTCATCAGTGCCGGCGTGGCTTACTTCATGAGCCAATACGGCGTGATGATTGACGCGGGAATGTTCAGAAACTTTGCTGAAACCAATATCACCGAAGTGCGCGATCTGCTCTCGTTGAAGTTGCTCGGTTATTTGTTCTTTTTGGGTGTTGTGCCTTCGTTCATTCTTTTCAAAACGCCGATTGCCTATCGTCGCTGGCCCCGTGAGTTGCTGAGCAAGGCGTTGGTGTCCGTGGTGTGCGCAGTTGCAATCGGTGGGGTAGCGCTGTTGAACTACCAAGGCCTGTCGTCGCTGTTTCGCAATCACCATGAGCTGCGCCTGATGGTTGTGCCCAGCAACTACCTCGCGGCGTCCGCGGGTTACTTGAGCGAACAGGTAAAATCCGCGCAACGGCCTTTCGTGAGCATCGGTCAAGATGCCAAACTGGCCAGCGACTGGCAGCAGCACAAGCGCAAGTCACTGACCGTGCTGGTCGTGGGCGAAAGTGCCCGGGCCGAGAATTTCGGCATCTTGGGTTACAACCGCGATACCACTCCACAGCTGAGCAAGGAGCGCGGCCTGCTTACCTTTACTGATGTGCATTCGTGCGGCACGGAGACGGCGGTGTCGGTGCCGTGCATGTTTTCCAACATGGGCCGCAAGGATTACAACGCGACGACCGCGCGCAATGAAGAAGGCATGCTCGATGTGCTGAAACGCGCAGGGCTCGATGTGATCTGGCGCGACAACCAGTCGGGCTGCAAGGGCACCTGCGACCGTGTGACATTGCAGGATGTCAGCAACCTCAAGGATCCGGGGCTGTGTGCCAACAACGAGTGCCGCGATGAAATTCTCTTGCAAGGCCTGCAGCACTTCATCGACACGCTGGACAAGGACACGGTGCTGGTCCTTCATCAGATGGGCAGCCATGGTCCTGAGTACTTCAAGCGTTATCCAAAAGAATTCGAGAAGTTCACCCCGGTGTGCGAAAGCAATGCGCTGAATAATTGTTCCCGGGAAAGTATTGTCAACGGTTACGACAACACATTGCTTTACACCGACCATGTACTGGCGTCGCTGATTGATATCCTGCGCAACAACCAGGGCAAAGTGGACACGGCCATGGTGTATCTCTCCGATCACGGCGAGTCGCTGGGTGAATACAACCTGTTCCTTCACGGCACGCCTTACATGCTGGCGCCCGACCAACAGAAACATGTCCCGATGATTGCCTGGTTCTCCGAGAACTATCAGCAGTCATTTGCCGTGGATACCCATTGCCTGCAAAAAGAACGGAATGCGCCGCTCAGTCAGGACAACCTGTTCCATTCGATGCTGGGCCTGCTGCAAGTGCGGACAAACGTCTACAACCCTGCGCTGGACATGTTCGCGGGTTGTCGGGGGATTTATACGGACGGGGTACTGGCCAATGAGTGA